Part of the Pseudoalteromonas aliena SW19 genome, ACTCTGTTTTACAGAGTAATTTAAAGTTAAAAAGGAGCTATTGCTTTAACATTCTCGTGAACACTAAATAATGAGCTGCAAAAAAGTATGCTTTGAATGAGGCACTTTGATTACTCAATATTATGCAGAGCAATGAAAACGCACCTGTACTCAGCTTTTATTTAACAGTTTGAAATGCCCTAAGGTGTAAGTATTGAGATCACTCTTTTACTAATTTCTGGCAACACCTCTTGGGCAAACCACGGATTCTTTTTAAGCCAAATATTGTTGCGCGGACTTGGATGGGGGAGTACTAAATAGCTTGGCCAATACTCACGCCACGATTTTACTAACTGCGTTAATGGCTGTTTTTTAGTATGGGGTAAATGGTATGCCTGAGCATGCTTGCCAAGTATTATTGTTAGTTCAATATTTGGCAGTTTAGCTAATAATTTCTCGCGCCATGCGGATGCGCATTCTTTGCGAGGGGGTAAGTCCCCCGACCTTCCTTTCCCTGGGTAGCAAAAACCCATAGGTAAAATTGCAATATTGTTTTCATTATAAAATTCATCATTTGTGAGCCCGAGCCATTCTCGTAGGCGATTTCCGCTTGCGTCGTTAAATGGAACCCCTGTTTCGTGAACTTTTATCCCTGGGGCTTGGCCTGCAATTAAAATACGTGCATTTGGGTTAAATTGTATTACAGGGCGAGCGCCTAAAGGCAAGTGAGGAGCACAGATCACGCATTTACTAACTTGTTCTAATAATTGGCGGGTATTCATGTTTATTTGGCCTTAAATGCTCAATATTTGTTCTAAATAGCCGTTTAGAACAAATGAGTTGGTAAAAAATCGGTTTATTTTAATTTAAACGGGCATTAGTTAGTAAAATCGTGATCTTTAACCGCTACCGAGCTGTAGGCCTTTAAAAATCTATTGTTTATCAGCCCATACAGCAAATTCGTTGCCACTTGGCTCTGTAAAGTGAAAGCGGCAACCACCAGGAAACTCAAAAATGGGTTTTAAAATTTTACCTCCATGTAACTCTACTTTTTGATACGTGGCGTGAATGTCGTTACTATAAAAAACCAATAGTGCAGCGCCATTTTGAGTGAGCGATTTAAGCGGTGCGCTAAAAAATCCACCATCAAGCCCTTGGCCGCTAAACGCCGTATATTCAGGGCCGTAATCGGTAAATTGCCAATTAAATACACGGCTAAAAAAAGATTTAGTGGCTAATAAATCGCATGCAGGAAATTCAACATAATTTAGTTTTTCATTATTGTTCATCGTTATTAAAGCGCTTATAAATTAATGGTAAACCACCTTAAACCTTAGTGGGCTGCTAATCAAATATCCCCTTTATATTTGAGATCAGTATTTTACTAAGCTTGAATCGTGAAAGCTTAAATGTTGCAAATGAGAATAACTATCTTTTGTATTTATAAGCTATATAATAGCGCCTAAATTTTTACTCTCTGTATTTAAGGGACTAACTCATTATGCAGGCACAATCGCTTAGCGCGCAGTTTTCACAAATTTTCAAACGTTCTTCTAGCTTTAACTACCAGTTTTTAGTGCTATCACGCTTTTTTATTGCCATTGTAGGCGGCTATTTTTTTACAGCAGCGAGCACGTCTTTGTTAAGTTTTTTATTACCGCTGACTAAATCGGATGCGGTGTTGTTATGTGTATCGTTAAGTATTTTGATTTATGCACTCGTTTTTATTTATGCATTTTATGTAAAATCTTTAAAAACAGTTTGGATCAGTATTTTACTAAGTACGGGGACACAAGTTAGTTTATTAGTAGCATTAAAGGACTGGCTATGAAAGACAGTTTTTTTCGGTCAATGACTTGGTTGCATACGTGGGTAGGGTTACTGGTATGTTGGTTACTCTATTTAATATTTTTTTCTGGAACACTTAGCTTTTTTAGAGACGAGATAAGCTTATGGAACCAACCAGCTATTCATAATGTGCAAACTCAGGCACAACGTATTGAAGCGCAACAACAGCAAATAATTACAGGGTTTGATTACTTAGCTACTCAAGGGGCTAATTCACAAAGCTGGCGTATTACGCTTCCAGAGTCGCGTATTCCTTATCTAGTATATGGCTATGCAAAACCAAAAGAGCTAGGCCAGCGCCGCAGTAAATTTGAAAACACCCAGTTAGACCCTAATACAATGCAAAAGCTTGAGCCATTTATAGAGACCAAAGGCGGTAACTTTTTTTATCGTCTACATTTTGATTTACATTACATTGATGTAATAACCGCGCGATGGCTTGTGTGCTTTGCAAGCTTATTTATGCTAATTGCGATTATATCGGGTGTAGTTATTCATAAACGTATTTTTAAAGATATGTTTAGTTTTAGACGTAATAAAGGCAGCCGCACATGGCTGGATGCTCATAATTTAAGTTCTGTGCTTGCCCTACCTTTTCATTTAATGATTACCTACACTGGTATGATTACACTTATATTTATGTTGTTCCCCTACCCTGCGCAAACGACGTATGATAACGGTATGCGCGATTTTTTTAATGATGTAACGCCTCGCAATACCATTACAGATAAAGCCAAAGGCGGATCGGCAATGGTACCAATACAGCGTATTTTGGATCAGGTTTATACTAAGTGGCCAAATGCTGATATTACCCGTGTACAAGTGAGCAATCCTAATATGGCGTCATCAACAATCACAGTATTGGTTAGTACAGGTAAAACATTACGGGATCAAGCCCCACGTTTAATATTTAGCGGCGCTACGGGAGATCTCGTTGCTAAAACTAATGATGACTTAACGGCCAGTAAAGTGCTTTACGAATCGTTGAACTCGCTTCATACCGGTCGTTTGGCCGATCCACTATTGCGGTGGCTCTATTTTTTAGGCGGTGTTGCTGGCTGCGTAATGATTGGCTCCGGTTGTATAATGTGGGCAAAGCGCATACGCGATCGTATGAAAGCCGATGCAAAACCGTCACTAGGTTTAAAGCTGGTTGAAGGATTAAACTTGGCTACATTAATGGGGTTACCATTGGCTACCTGCGCATTCTTTTTAGCTAACAGAATACTAAACCCAGAAATTACAGCGCGTGCTGATAAAGAAGTACTCGCATTTTTCTTAACGTGGTTAGCAGTTGCTGTTATTGCGTTATTAAAGCGTGGTAAAGGTCAGTGGCAAATTATGGCGGTTATAAATGGTATAGCGTGTTTAAGCGTACCTGTTGTGAATGCGCTTACCACCAACGGCAATATAGTTAGTTATTTACTGCATAAGCAGTGGGCTTTATTTACTTTTGATGCTGTGTTTTTGTTATTTAGTATATTGTTTTTTATACAAACCGAAAAATTACGTACTCATAAACAACCTACAAAACGAAGCAATCACATTGTAAATAAAAAGCGAAAGGATCAAAATATATGATTGATTTATTATCCTTTAGCCTTTGTTTGTTTGCTTTTAACTGTTTTGCATTGGCTAAATTCAATCATTTTAAAGATGTATTTAAAAAACGCCCCACTGAGTTACAGAGTAAAAAGCTGTTACTAATCGCTTGGATCAGTATTTTACTAAGTTTAGTGTTTTGTGTAGTAACGCAAGGAAGCTACGGGGCTTTGTTGTTTTGTGGATTCATGAGCTTGAGTGTACTGATTATAATGGTTTTTTATAATTTTTTAGTAGGCTACGTAAAGTTGTTTAGTGTTTTAAATAGCGTATTAGTTGTACTAAGCGGGTTGTATTTAGCGTTAAACTAGCCTTAGTTAGTAAAAACGTGATCCGTTATTTTTCCACATATTAGGCAAAAAAAATGGCAAGCTATATAGCTTGCCAACAATAGGGGATATTCAGTGTTTCCAATACTTGCTGTCTCACGGCAAGTACACAATATAACCATAATATATTTAAGTTACTTTACAGTGTGAGGGTTTTTTATTACCACTTTAAAAGCGTCTTTAACTCACTGTAAACCCCCTTTACATAGTGGGGTCTGTTGACCTTTCAGGATTGAAATTTGTTCTATCTAGGGGCGATTTAATTGCGGCGCGAGGTTTGTAACCTAGTGGGCTCGGTAACTGCTCCTGCGTTACTCTAATGGCTTACATCCTTGTAAGAATAAATAAAAACCGAGCAACAAAGAGTAAATTGCCCCTAGGCAGAACCCTTCGGGCAGCGCATGTTTGGCATTTATGCTGCGTTATCGCCTATTTATGGGGAATAACCACACTATATAGGCTCTGCCTTGCCTAAATACCAAGCAGTCTGCTGCAAATTCAACCTCGAAAGATAAACAGACCCTAATGGTTTACCCAAATTATTTTATCGGTAGCAAACCCTAGCTCTTTAGCTTTAGTTAAAAAGTGCTTTTTAAGTTTTTTACTAACCGTTGGTGTACGCGACAAAAACCACAAGTAATCTTTGTTGTAACTGGTTATAAATGCATATTGATAATCGGGTTGATCAAGCTCAAAAATCACGTAAGCGCCATAAAATGGACCAAAAAACGAGACTTTAAAATGTCCAGTGTCAGTGCCCTCAACAAACTTGGCTAAGCCTTCAGCGGCATCCCATTTTTTATCATCCGTTAAATACCCTTTGTTAAGGACCTTTACTGTGCCGTCGTCGTTAATTGAATAAGTCGCGGTAACTTGCTCCATACCTTCTTCGAATGAGTGATTAAGACGCGCTATTTCAAACCATTTGCCTTTATATTTTTGTATATCAAAGTTTTTAACGGGTGTTATTCCCTCAGGAGGGCTGGTGCAGGCACTAAGAAAAAACAACCCCGTAATAAGTAAACCGTATTTTATAGCCTTCATGTAAGCTCCTTTTTTAATTACATAAATCGTACGTATTATCTAAATATAGATGGATATAAAGTTTGCTAGCCGATTAAAAAAATTTGCTATAGGATCATATTAATTCTAAAGCAATAAAAATGACCATAGCATGAAAATTTGGGTAGATGCAGACGCGTGTCCTGTTGTTATAAAAGAAATACTTTTTAGAGCTGCAGAGCGTATGAAAATCGAGACTATTTTAGTGGCTAATCACGCAATGCGTATTCCGCCGTCAAAATACATAAGCCGCGTTCAAGTATCGTCGGGATTTGATGTAGCCGACGACGAAATAGTAAAACGTGTTGAAAAAGGTGATTTAGTTATTACAGGCGATATTCCGCTAGCAAGTGAAGTAATTGATAACGGCGGGCAAGCGCTTAATCCACGTGGCGAGCTTTATACCACCGAGAATATCCGCTCAATACTTAACGTGCGCGACTTTATGGATACCATGCGCTCAAGTGGCGTAGAAATGAGTGGTGGGCCGCCGCCACTTAGCCAAACCGACCGTCAAAACTTTGCAAATAACCTCGACCGTATTTTAGCGCAAAACAAGGCTAACTAACTTGAACACACAATTAGTTGGCTTAGGTGATACGCAATTTAGCGTGGCTGTATACATAACAAAAGCGCCGCCGATGCCGTTTTTTGAAACCCTTAAATGCCTTGAGCCGGTTCAAAATGAACAAATAGATACCATAAACCAGCACTGTGGTAATGGTTGGCGCAAGGTATTTAACGTCTACGCCAAAGTGTTGTTTGCTCTGCCAAGTGAGCATTACTCATTTGCCAAACAAGCATCTACTTGGCAACAATATCGCGATGAGTATTTACTACAAAAAAACAGTAAAACCGCCCTGCTATTTAGCGCGCCTGATATTAGCAAAGCCAGCAATAAAAATCAGCTACACATAATTGCCGGTCGTACGCACGCTAAAAACTTATTACAACAAGGTAAGTTACATGCACACTTTGATTGGCTTGACGATGAGTTTGCAATAGACACCAGTAACAACATTATTGTGTGCCCATATTTTGATTATAGACAGTTAAGTAATATAAAAATAGCGAGATTAAGCGAGCTAGTCGCGCAGCTAAAAATGACTAAATAACACATTGTAAGGAACGACCATGGCCGGAATTTTAGAGTTAAACGAATTATTAAAATCAATGCAGCCAGAGCTTAAGCAAGGCGAGTATATTTTTTGTTGCTTAGCAGGAAAATTGGCTGATTATGTTCACTTAGAGCCACTGGCCACTTACGTTGAAGAAGAAGGGCTAACCCTTATTTTGAAAGCTGAAACCGCCGATAAAGCAGGTATTACCTACGAGGGTAAATATAATTTAATTACCCTTAACGTACATTCAAGCTTAGAGGCCGTTGGGTTAACGGCTGCGGTATCTGCAAAGCTAACTGAGCATGGCATTAGCGCTAATGTGGTAGCTGCGTTTTATCACGACCATATTTTTGTGCAAACAGATAAAGCACAAGCTGCGTTGGATGCGCTAAAAGAGATTAGGCCGTGTTGACCTTTCATGATTTATTTTGCAGCAGACTGTTTGGCATTAATGCTACGTTATCGTCTATTTATGGGGAATAACCACATCCTAATGTAGAGACAACTAAGTAATTAAATCAATAAATAAACTCGGATATGGTTTAGCTATAAGAAAAATAGTTTTAAAATTAGTTAAGTTTAAAAGGCTCTTTAATGTTTATAAGAAAAGTTTGCTCAATGGATCTATATTCCATTAGAACTGTATGTACTGATGCATTTATGAGCTCTGTGGCACCTACACTTCAAGCTGAAGGTATTAAGACGTTTCAAAGCATTATATCTTTAGAAAATTTAGAAGCTCGTATGGCGGCAGACAATGAAATGTGTGTTTACGAAAGTAATAGCAAGGTAGTTGGGTTTATAGAGCTTAAAGCTGGTCGTCACATTGCGATGCTTTTTGTTGCACCTAGTTGTCAAAAAAAGGGGATCGGTAAATCGTTGATTTTAAGAGTGCTTGCACATGCTAGAAGTGACACAATAACAGTAAGTGCCTCTTTAACTTCGGTACAAGCTTATCTTAATTATGGGTTCGAGTGTGTAGGTAATATTTCTGAATCTGCGGGACTAATATATCAGCCTATGCAAATAAAGCTTAATAAATTAAACCGCATGAAATAGTAAAGTAATATGCAGTGCTCAGTACTGGAGGGCGTTCAAGATTCAATCTCTCACTAGGTTGTATTTTAAGTGCTTAATGGATTACTGAGCTCTTAGTAACCTTAAATAAAATGGCTAATACTATTATATACCAGCCGTTTTATTGATGATTAGGTTTGGTGTACAATATTTATTGTCTACAGGTTCAAGCGTTATTTTTTTGCCTGCGTTTATGACTACACATTGCGTACTGTTATCGAGTTTTTGTTTTTGAATAACAGTAAACTCCCCTTCTTTAGCTGCATATAATTTATATTCGTATGCTGTGTTACCGCCTTCAAATAGAGCAGTAAACAAACCTCCAACTAGGCCACCGATGATTGCACCACCCACCATGTCTTCAGTGTTACCATCTAAGCCATCAACAAAACCAAACCCTGCCCCAGCAGCAATACCAGTTCCTACCTCTGATGAAAGAGTTACTTTTTGGACTGATTGCAGTGATGCATAGTAGCGCTTAACGATATGATTTTGATTGTTGCGGTCAACACCTTGTGAAGCACAACCGGTTAGCAGTAATACAGCGATTAAATATTTTTTCATGTTGAGTTCCTTTTGATCATTTTAATAGGGAAATAATAAGCATTAGAGCATAAAAAATATGTGGGAACTTTGTTTGTAGCTGTCAGAAACTGTAAAAGTATGTAGTGAAATTAAACACACTCTTTTTTACTCAACAACTAGCTTTGATACCACCCATTTATGAAGCGGATTTTTACTGTAACGCGGGTGCCATGCGGCTATTACGTCAAACGGGGCTGGTAACTGTTGCAAATCAATTTTTACCAGCTCTGAGCTTACTGCGCGTGTGGGTAAGAATGCGATGGAGTCTGTAGTTTCTAGATACATCGGCACGATAGAAAAACATGGTGCCGATATAACAACATTGCGTGTTAAATCAAAGCTTTTAAACCAATCGTCAATAGAGCCTTTAAAATTTGGACGCGAAGGTGAGGCAATAATGCTTGGATAGCTGGCTATTTGTGCAAGGGTTGGCCTAGTCCCTGCTATTGATGAATTCGGCGAGGTAACGCAAATATGTTGTTCTTCAAATAGCTTAACAATGGGGTAAGTACTTGGAATGTAGTCAGGGAAAGCTATTGCTAAATCGACTTTACCGTTTTCCATTAAATCGTGCAGACTGTCGAGTTCAAAGTCTCTTATTATTAGCTTTAAATTGGGCGCTTGTTCTCTTAGC contains:
- a CDS encoding GNAT family N-acetyltransferase, producing MDLYSIRTVCTDAFMSSVAPTLQAEGIKTFQSIISLENLEARMAADNEMCVYESNSKVVGFIELKAGRHIAMLFVAPSCQKKGIGKSLILRVLAHARSDTITVSASLTSVQAYLNYGFECVGNISESAGLIYQPMQIKLNKLNRMK
- a CDS encoding PepSY-associated TM helix domain-containing protein yields the protein MKDSFFRSMTWLHTWVGLLVCWLLYLIFFSGTLSFFRDEISLWNQPAIHNVQTQAQRIEAQQQQIITGFDYLATQGANSQSWRITLPESRIPYLVYGYAKPKELGQRRSKFENTQLDPNTMQKLEPFIETKGGNFFYRLHFDLHYIDVITARWLVCFASLFMLIAIISGVVIHKRIFKDMFSFRRNKGSRTWLDAHNLSSVLALPFHLMITYTGMITLIFMLFPYPAQTTYDNGMRDFFNDVTPRNTITDKAKGGSAMVPIQRILDQVYTKWPNADITRVQVSNPNMASSTITVLVSTGKTLRDQAPRLIFSGATGDLVAKTNDDLTASKVLYESLNSLHTGRLADPLLRWLYFLGGVAGCVMIGSGCIMWAKRIRDRMKADAKPSLGLKLVEGLNLATLMGLPLATCAFFLANRILNPEITARADKEVLAFFLTWLAVAVIALLKRGKGQWQIMAVINGIACLSVPVVNALTTNGNIVSYLLHKQWALFTFDAVFLLFSILFFIQTEKLRTHKQPTKRSNHIVNKKRKDQNI
- a CDS encoding VOC family protein, with translation MNNNEKLNYVEFPACDLLATKSFFSRVFNWQFTDYGPEYTAFSGQGLDGGFFSAPLKSLTQNGAALLVFYSNDIHATYQKVELHGGKILKPIFEFPGGCRFHFTEPSGNEFAVWADKQ
- a CDS encoding putative periplasmic lipoprotein, whose protein sequence is MKKYLIAVLLLTGCASQGVDRNNQNHIVKRYYASLQSVQKVTLSSEVGTGIAAGAGFGFVDGLDGNTEDMVGGAIIGGLVGGLFTALFEGGNTAYEYKLYAAKEGEFTVIQKQKLDNSTQCVVINAGKKITLEPVDNKYCTPNLIINKTAGI
- a CDS encoding DUF3325 domain-containing protein gives rise to the protein MIDLLSFSLCLFAFNCFALAKFNHFKDVFKKRPTELQSKKLLLIAWISILLSLVFCVVTQGSYGALLFCGFMSLSVLIIMVFYNFLVGYVKLFSVLNSVLVVLSGLYLALN
- a CDS encoding ACT domain-containing protein; this translates as MAGILELNELLKSMQPELKQGEYIFCCLAGKLADYVHLEPLATYVEEEGLTLILKAETADKAGITYEGKYNLITLNVHSSLEAVGLTAAVSAKLTEHGISANVVAAFYHDHIFVQTDKAQAALDALKEIRPC
- a CDS encoding LysR family transcriptional regulator, whose protein sequence is MSKLDRLDIKQLRIFQALIREKNASKAASKLGLTQQAVSEQLKKLRDVFNDQLFLRKTTGFVPTPYAEELSVDIDKLLNDFQALLAPKIFDSKTVNGAFVIAATDYAQQVVLPALVKELREQAPNLKLIIRDFELDSLHDLMENGKVDLAIAFPDYIPSTYPIVKLFEEQHICVTSPNSSIAGTRPTLAQIASYPSIIASPSRPNFKGSIDDWFKSFDLTRNVVISAPCFSIVPMYLETTDSIAFLPTRAVSSELVKIDLQQLPAPFDVIAAWHPRYSKNPLHKWVVSKLVVE
- a CDS encoding uracil-DNA glycosylase family protein, with amino-acid sequence MNTRQLLEQVSKCVICAPHLPLGARPVIQFNPNARILIAGQAPGIKVHETGVPFNDASGNRLREWLGLTNDEFYNENNIAILPMGFCYPGKGRSGDLPPRKECASAWREKLLAKLPNIELTIILGKHAQAYHLPHTKKQPLTQLVKSWREYWPSYLVLPHPSPRNNIWLKKNPWFAQEVLPEISKRVISILTP
- a CDS encoding lipocalin family protein, whose amino-acid sequence is MKAIKYGLLITGLFFLSACTSPPEGITPVKNFDIQKYKGKWFEIARLNHSFEEGMEQVTATYSINDDGTVKVLNKGYLTDDKKWDAAEGLAKFVEGTDTGHFKVSFFGPFYGAYVIFELDQPDYQYAFITSYNKDYLWFLSRTPTVSKKLKKHFLTKAKELGFATDKIIWVNH
- a CDS encoding YaiI/YqxD family protein — protein: MKIWVDADACPVVIKEILFRAAERMKIETILVANHAMRIPPSKYISRVQVSSGFDVADDEIVKRVEKGDLVITGDIPLASEVIDNGGQALNPRGELYTTENIRSILNVRDFMDTMRSSGVEMSGGPPPLSQTDRQNFANNLDRILAQNKAN
- a CDS encoding DUF6942 family protein produces the protein MNTQLVGLGDTQFSVAVYITKAPPMPFFETLKCLEPVQNEQIDTINQHCGNGWRKVFNVYAKVLFALPSEHYSFAKQASTWQQYRDEYLLQKNSKTALLFSAPDISKASNKNQLHIIAGRTHAKNLLQQGKLHAHFDWLDDEFAIDTSNNIIVCPYFDYRQLSNIKIARLSELVAQLKMTK